The following DNA comes from Pongo pygmaeus isolate AG05252 chromosome 9, NHGRI_mPonPyg2-v2.0_pri, whole genome shotgun sequence.
TGCTATggtgatcaggaaaaaaaaaacaataaataaagagTTGGAGGTTTTTGATTAGACAGAGTATTTTCCTTGCAGTGATAATTGGTGGAGAGAACAAAGGTACAGATGTAAAGGGATGGCAATCAGtgaaaatgattaaaaagtaACCCacagtaattatttaaaaaaaaactcggGCAGAAAAGCTTCTGCATTagaaaatgtattaaatcaaATGCAGAGAGAGCCACCTAGGCTTTGATAACAAGAATGTTTCTGGAAACAGCATAAAGCAAAGGCCAATCAGAACAGTAGTGGAAATCAAGAAGATGATACAACAATGAAGTAATATCAAAAAGGGATTTGATTTTGGGTTTCTCCTTTCTGAAATAGATGAACAATTCCTAAAGTCAGTgatgaaaacaatatttattttaaacatactCTATTAATATATATCCTTAAATTAACAGTTCAGTAAATCCACATATAGGCTACTCACTGTGTTATGGTCTTTctcaaataatttgttttcaaagccacacacacacaaacaaaagcctccactgaattttccttttttaaatacacaaagtGCAGAGCCAACTACTCATGTGCTTAGGTAAGAAGGCCACCAATTTTACAGAATACTCTTTATAAATATGTCATCTAATCAGGAACAGTCCTTGATTTTTAAACTACATGAAAATGTACtctgatattccattccattttgaaaaatacatttggaACTTATGGTTGCATAAATTTATATGATAAAATAAGAGAATCTTCATTTAGGTATATTTCTACTTAGGAACACACTTTTAAAGAATGTGCACATTTGAGAAAGATTAACATTTACAACTGAGTGTAGAAAACTACATTTGGTTCCAGAGAAATACAGTCTACACATTACCTGAGATGTAAAGCAGGGGTCTTAAAACCCAAAATGCCTTTATCTTTTAAACTGATTAAAGAAACATATACTCTTGGAAGGCAGAATCACCTACCTGAGAACAATGACAACAGTACTCTTACATTGTGTGGGTTGAAGATCAAACATCTTAACAGATGCAGGTTGTGAATACTATTATCAATACCAAGAGCcaagtcattttttttaatttagaaaataattcacTATGAATAATTTACTGAAGTAGTAAACCAACATAGTGCTTTATAGTTGGTATACATCATCACAGAAAATTGATATGGTACTAATTTAAATCCTGAAATGTTTTATGTAGCTCAAATTTGGACAAAGCTTAAGAAATGCCATAATAATTATTCACTTAATTAGAGGTCAATTTTGTATGTCCTCAATTAGGCTGGAACCTAGCAATGATACATAAAAAGTATTTTAGTACTACCATCCCAGAATCCAAAAATTTCCAATTGAGGGTTACATGTTAACATAAACTCAGGCCAGGTGTAACTTAGAACTACTAATTAAATCCAGAATGTTAATTTACTAAGATTGAACCAGAAAatgagggggtgggggagagagagagctaGAAATTGAAACCAACTGACATTGAAAACTAATCagcaatttttaaagcatttaagtAACTGCTAATGGCATGATAACATGGTACATTAtgcttttaatgaaaaaatgagtcattaaaaaaagttaaactatGTTTAGTGTACTATTTATAAAGCTGGGAGAATTATTTCTGAACTAAAAAAGGGTAAAAAGGGTACCTAAAAGAAGTTAACCAATCATCACAAATGATAGGAATTCAACGACTCATACCTGCAGTAACAATATTCTCacctctgatttattttttacttcatataAGATACAGTGTAATTCATTTTTACTCTCTCAAGAGATTTCTCCCATCTAAATAGTACAAATCTTTTATGGACGGAgtactttaaaaatcaaagtgtcagAGTCTATGATTTGTAGTTTCATGTGAAAATACTAAGTATTCTAGATTCCCCAAGGTTAAATTATATTCAGTAtaatttttggtaaaatatattttgtattttaagtttttggaAACTGTCTATTCATATATGGTGTACATACATAATAACTAAAAGCAGGAACGTTTTATGTCATTAAGATGTATAGATCTTTTTACCTATCATTTTGGTTAACAAATTTACTTTAGGTTACTAGAACTGGACTCGTTTTAGAATGTTCAAGCACATAGATTAGAAAACCATGGGTCTCTGTATTTATTAAACTGAATCACCTGGCAGTAAAATTCTGTTAAGGCTCTAGGCATTGGTGAAACTTCTTCCCATTCAGACCTGTTGCTGTGGTAGACCTGCACTTCATCTGTGATTTCATCTGGTGCATAATCACCAcctaatatataaattttatcttcAATTCCAATTGCACCTGCATTAAAGCCTGCACACTCAAAAGATCCTTCGCCTTTCCAAACACAAGTGTCTGGACAAAAACTATAAACCTTATAGGTGGAAAGGTCACATATATACAGTGTACAGTTTACTGGTACAGCTTTAATTAATGTGGCATGAAAAAATTGCCCAAACTCTGCTACTAGTTCAGACCACTGATCAGTTGTAGCATTGTATTTAAAAAAGCAATCAAGTGATGGGTTAAAAGCATCTGTAATCTCTACCTCTGATCCAAGAACATAAATTACATTTTGGCATGTGCTTGCTTCTGGATAGTATATGCCTCTGGGTAATGGGCTAACAGATATCCATTCTTTGGAAAGAGGATTGTAAGATTCAACATCTAAGAGACTTTTAATGTCCCGGGATCCTCTAGTTTTTCCACCTATGACAAATAATCTATCGAGAGCCATAACTGATGTATGCATGGTTCTTGGTGTTTTCATAGTTGATACCAAGAAGAAATCATTTTTGACTGGACAGTAGCACCAGGTTTGATCAGTGGCATCATGATATGACTCGGCAATATGCAGTCGAACCGTTCGACAACATTTCCCTTTGCAACCACCTGTCAAGAATATTTTCTCTCCGTAACTCGAAAGACTAGATCCTGGCAAATCAATCAGGTGTGACTGCGGCAGTATTTTCCATGAATCAGATTTAATGTTATAGCAAAATGTATAttgattttctccattttcctcaGTTTTGTGAATGAATATGTATTTCTCAGTTGTGGATGGTCGAGCATCAGGGAAGAGTCCACCAGAACCTTGCACACACTTAATTGCATCCATGATTATGTCAAAACAGTTTGTACTTTTGAGTAAACTCTCTTCATTGAACAGACAGTCCTGAAGTGTC
Coding sequences within:
- the KBTBD3 gene encoding kelch repeat and BTB domain-containing protein 3, translated to MELAMDNSYAFNQRSTCNGIPSEKKNNFLVSEDHGQKILSVLQNFREQNVFYDFKIIMKDEIIPCHRCVLAACSDFFRAMFEVNMKERDDGSVTITNLSSKAVKAFLDYAYTGKTKITDDNVEMFFQLSSFLQVSFLSKACSDFLIKSINLVNCLQLLSISDSYGSTSLFDHALHFVQHHFSLLFKSSDFLEMNFGVLQKCLESDELNVPEEEMVLKVVLSWTKHNLESRQKYLPHLIEKVRLHQLSEETLQDCLFNEESLLKSTNCFDIIMDAIKCVQGSGGLFPDARPSTTEKYIFIHKTEENGENQYTFCYNIKSDSWKILPQSHLIDLPGSSLSSYGEKIFLTGGCKGKCCRTVRLHIAESYHDATDQTWCYCPVKNDFFLVSTMKTPRTMHTSVMALDRLFVIGGKTRGSRDIKSLLDVESYNPLSKEWISVSPLPRGIYYPEASTCQNVIYVLGSEVEITDAFNPSLDCFFKYNATTDQWSELVAEFGQFFHATLIKAVPVNCTLYICDLSTYKVYSFCPDTCVWKGEGSFECAGFNAGAIGIEDKIYILGGDYAPDEITDEVQVYHSNRSEWEEVSPMPRALTEFYCQVIQFNKYRDPWFSNLCA